A single Lycorma delicatula isolate Av1 chromosome 12, ASM4794821v1, whole genome shotgun sequence DNA region contains:
- the LOC142332937 gene encoding uncharacterized protein LOC142332937, translating into MNSYNNDKVTDWLASNFNYNNITDNTVVSNTMIDETSNLIFVSQHSNKKKNTNSSNTEMFGSGMKVYQSKIKLNKKQLRCRQLPQIFNNRKQNKTSVSVVNLKHFINSIDCNCKSKVNTNIDNKPKKVNQTINLYESLLHSSKITDSDIDWSLSKDIDQNTFIKKQKNNCTKLHLKSIYSANKKNQLYKQLFDSKNDEEKCNSKNVIKKYKTRTLPLKNKNSACNTHKIKNKNIIYKARCVGQANEIFNELTNFNKLLQNNNGEEVIYKELFTKKESFHNNLVFFNKSPVHINSSNVLIQCMQRDINKHNKIMDVQRSNFSSDRSENEFFEKNKLIVNSSDGVQNKEYVTNLNVKNNNVHGCDYTSLNCELQIDVDYCNNILVQSKNRDSNNCNKLTERKTNCNNNSLESNVQIFNTNKGVASQSHSDLQLEKNKFHNVFQNKSLEYIKNGCSVDVAISLSLDQQGSINNQNGLTNARDKQVVLNSCNFDKSKQNMNKNGQSFIKKFYKIVKKYENNSKLKIKKINVLKSPGWSKLHDSMLELNVTSSTSVMNRLDITVSRSNFQSIRRVNSIKKNYSLNDIPKLKNIKNLFFNNSTNITKSLSANNIFEFYKSNKDYNFDKIEMINWSKDFDLFYKSFITKSYDMAIDGSENEDETNSSVIMSSQDKHKKSVIFNNSVIKLQHICVNEQQCSVNKSFDIFQYHDDNGSSKRIDLNEKLTGQRDYKHTLPNEFKDYLTGHTGKSLINNNGQNTSSDYTNYFLRRTASSNSIFESHDGDSCVQNNKVLLIQKEVSSNNSCSISNQRQLIRNKHHEANNVPFYLMKSLSKNGDHLFFYKPHLKICTCYI; encoded by the coding sequence ATGaatagttataataatgataaagtaaCTGATTGGCTAGCAAGtaactttaattataacaatataaccGATAATACTGTAGTTAGTAATACAATGATTGATGAAACTAGcaacttaatttttgttagtcaacattcaaataaaaaaaaaaatacaaatagtagTAATACTGAAATGTTTGGAAGTGGAATGAAGGtatatcaaagtaaaattaaacttaataagaaACAACTAAGATGTCGTCAATTACCTCAAATTTTCAACAATAGGAAACAAAATAAGACATCAGTGTCtgttgttaatttaaaacattttattaacagtaTTGATTGCAATTGTAAATCTAAAGTTAatacaaatattgataataaaccaaaaaaggttaATCAGACTATTAATTTATACGAAAGTCTCTTACATAGTTCAAAAATTACAGATTCTGATATAGATTGGTCATTAAGTAAAGATATTGATCaaaatacttttatcaaaaaacagaaaaataattgtactaaattacatttgaaaagtatttattctgctaataaaaaaaatcagctttacaaacaattatttgattcaaaaaatgatgaagaaaaatgtaacagtaaaaatgtaataaaaaaatataaaactagaacattaccattaaaaaataaaaatagtgcgtgtaatacacataaaataaaaaataaaaatataatttataaagctCGATGTGTTGGTCaagcaaatgaaatttttaatgaattaactaattttaataaattgttacaaaacaatAATGGAGAAGAAgtaatttacaaagaattatttaccaaaaaggaaagctttcataataatttagtattttttaataaatcaccaGTTCATATAAATAGCAGTAATGTATTAATACAATGTATGCAAAGAGATATAAATAAGCACAACAAAATAATGGATGTACAAAGAAGTAACTTTTCCTCAGACAGatcagaaaatgaattttttgaaaagaacaaattaattgtaaatagtaGTGATGGCgttcaaaataaagaatatgtaaccaatttaaatgtaaaaaacaataacGTTCATGGATGTGATTATACATCATTAAATTGTGAATTACAAATAGATGtagattattgtaataatatattagtacAGAGTAAAAACAGAGATTCtaacaattgtaataaattaactgaGAGAAAAacgaattgtaataataattctctAGAAAgtaatgtacaaatttttaacactaataaagGAGTAGCATCACAATCGCATTCAGATTTACAGTTAGAAAAGAATAAGTTccataatgtttttcaaaataaatcactAGAGTACATAAAAAATGGTTGCAGTGTAGATGTAGCAATATCATTGTCTTTGGATCAACAAGGAAGTATAAATAATCAGAATGGTTTGACTAATGCAAGAGATAAACAAGTAGTTTTAAATAGttgtaattttgataaaagtaaacagaacatgaataaaaatggacaaagctttataaaaaagttttataaaattgttaaaaaatatgaaaataattcaaaattaaaaataaaaaaaattaatgttttaaagtcACCAGGTTGGTCTAAATTACATGATAGTATGCTTGAATTAAATGTAACTTCATCTACGTCTGTTATGAATCGTTTAGATATTACTGTAAGTCGTAGTAATTTTCAAAGTATTAGGAGAGTTAATAGTATTAAGAAAAACTATTCATTGAATGatataccaaaattaaaaaatataaagaatcttttttttaataattcaacaaatattACAAAGAGTTTATCTgcgaataatatatttgaattttataaaagtaataaagattataattttgataaaattgaaatgataaactggtcaaaagattttgatttattttataaaagttttataacaaaatcgTATGATATGGCTATCGATGGTTCAGAAAACGAAGATGAAACTAACAGTAGTGTTATTATGTCGAGccaagataaacataaaaaatcagttatttttaataattctgttattaaattgCAACATATTTGTGTTAATGAACAACAATGTTCAGTTAATAAATCATTCGACATTTTTCAATATCATGATGATAATGGATCAagtaaaagaattgatttaaatgaaaaattaactggTCAAAGAGATTATAAACATACATTACCTAATGAATTTAAGGACTATTTAACTGGTCATACTGGTAAATCACTAATTAACAACAATGGACAGAATACATCATCAGATTACACCAATTATTTTCTCAGAAGAACAGCTAGTAGTAATTCAATATTTGAAAGCCATGATGGTGATAGTTGTGTGCAAAATAATAAAGTGTTACTAATTCAAAAAGAGGTCAGTTCTAATAATTCTTGCAGTATCTCTAACCAAAGACAGTTAATCAGAAATAAACATCATGAAGCCAACAATgtaccattttatttaatgaagtcgCTTTCAAAAAATggagatcatttatttttttataaacctcatttaaaaatatgtacatgttacatataa